In Sphingobium sp. Cam5-1, the following proteins share a genomic window:
- a CDS encoding helix-turn-helix transcriptional regulator produces MEASFSAQILPALYGCCERPDNWRPMLDQICSGLGVRSAAVQIYRQEGDHLIQRWQERDSYSHANAALHDRWINNPDNPRLAVVPRDRLEGQLAVRTDEQRFASASPQLQETRHRLAQVGLRGGAGLLFEFAPSRWFSLILHRQINDTVERDGYDATFLADIAPHLLTMSRVSATVQAAQAAQASLASILDRLRAGVILCNASGEVRWHNRAAAAMLGNGAPLTLGQGQLRGVSAESRQRLARLLSPACHGDMVTATFGDLEGSIMQAIALPNDAFKGSAAHGWDDDRNGVALILIDPSQAPPLSAGHVTSLFGLTPAEAQLAVALSQGTSLNAYASRRGISVGTVRIQMKRILEKTDSRRQADLVGKLYGSVIAQLHGSMH; encoded by the coding sequence ATGGAGGCCAGTTTCAGCGCGCAGATATTGCCCGCGCTTTACGGATGCTGTGAACGTCCGGACAATTGGCGGCCGATGCTGGACCAGATTTGCTCTGGTCTTGGCGTCCGCAGCGCGGCGGTGCAGATTTATCGGCAGGAAGGCGACCACCTGATCCAGCGCTGGCAGGAGCGGGACAGCTATTCCCATGCGAACGCCGCGCTGCACGACCGATGGATCAACAATCCCGACAATCCCCGGCTCGCTGTCGTGCCGCGCGATCGCCTGGAAGGGCAACTCGCGGTGCGCACTGATGAACAGCGTTTTGCTTCCGCATCGCCGCAATTGCAGGAAACGCGGCATCGACTGGCGCAAGTTGGTCTAAGGGGCGGGGCGGGCCTGCTTTTCGAATTTGCGCCGTCGCGCTGGTTCAGCCTGATCCTGCACCGGCAGATCAATGACACGGTCGAGCGCGACGGCTATGACGCAACCTTCCTGGCCGACATCGCCCCGCATCTGCTGACCATGTCGCGCGTATCGGCCACGGTGCAGGCGGCGCAGGCGGCGCAGGCATCCTTGGCCTCGATCCTGGACCGTTTACGGGCGGGGGTGATCCTCTGCAACGCGAGCGGCGAGGTACGTTGGCACAATCGCGCAGCGGCGGCGATGCTGGGGAATGGCGCGCCCTTGACGCTGGGACAGGGCCAACTGCGCGGGGTGTCCGCCGAAAGTCGTCAGAGGCTGGCACGGCTTTTGTCACCTGCTTGCCATGGCGACATGGTCACGGCGACCTTCGGCGATCTTGAGGGCAGCATAATGCAGGCCATCGCCCTGCCCAACGACGCTTTCAAGGGCTCGGCGGCGCATGGCTGGGACGATGACCGAAACGGTGTCGCCTTGATCCTGATCGATCCATCTCAGGCGCCTCCCTTGTCGGCGGGGCACGTCACGTCGCTGTTCGGCCTGACGCCTGCGGAGGCGCAACTCGCCGTCGCGTTGTCGCAAGGCACATCGCTCAATGCCTATGCCAGCCGCCGCGGCATTTCCGTCGGCACCGTGCGGATCCAGATGAAGCGAATCCTCGAAAAGACGGACAGCCGCCGCCAGGCCGATCTGGTGGGCAAGCTCTATGGGTCCGTCATCGCTCAATTGCATGGCAGCATGCATTGA
- a CDS encoding MarR family winged helix-turn-helix transcriptional regulator, with the protein MSTSPSDKRLINPVASRLGYRLRRTSSGMMATLGAALELVGLRPVEATILMTIGANPGCIQSDIGRMLGIKRANMVPLITGLIQKDLVQKSPVDGRSFALCLTTQGKDARREADAIMSAHERRYTRLLTPEYQDALRVVLDVLEQEENATDEEREAAVM; encoded by the coding sequence ATGAGCACGAGTCCTTCCGACAAGAGACTGATCAATCCGGTCGCATCGCGGCTGGGTTATCGGCTGCGGCGGACTTCTTCGGGAATGATGGCAACGCTCGGCGCGGCGCTGGAACTGGTCGGTCTGCGACCGGTGGAGGCCACCATTCTCATGACGATCGGCGCCAATCCCGGCTGCATCCAGAGCGACATAGGCCGCATGCTGGGCATCAAGCGCGCCAATATGGTGCCGTTGATCACTGGCCTCATTCAAAAGGATCTGGTGCAGAAGTCGCCGGTCGATGGACGCTCCTTCGCTCTGTGTCTGACGACCCAGGGAAAGGACGCGCGCCGCGAGGCGGACGCCATCATGTCCGCGCACGAACGCCGCTACACGCGCTTGCTTACGCCCGAATATCAGGATGCGCTGCGCGTCGTGCTGGACGTTTTGGAACAGGAAGAAAATGCCACGGATGAGGAGAGGGAAGCGGCGGTCATGTAG
- a CDS encoding aldehyde dehydrogenase gives MSASEISLIIGGESRSAASTFERLNPVTGAVATRAAAASVEDALAAVDAAKASFPAWSQTGPNARRALLMKAADALDARVDDFINAMMTEIGATEGWARFNLMLSSSMVREAAALTTQIGGEVIPSDKPGCIAMAIREPAGVVLSMAPWNAPIILATRAIAVPLACGNSVVLKASEQCPRTHGLIVQAFVEAGFTGGIVNLITNAPQDAADVVGAMIDHPAVRRVNFTGSTPVGRIIAKRCAEHLKPVVLELGGKAPLIVLEDADLDEAVKAAAFGAFMNQGQICMSTERIIVVDAIADAFAEKFQAKVGTMAVGDPREGKTPLGAVVDSKTVSHVRSLIDDALAAGAIQLNGGEANGVLMPAHVIDGVTPQMKLFRDESFGPVVGIVRARDEAHAIELANDTEYGLSASVFTRDTARGLRVARQIQSGICHVNGPTVHDEAQMPFGGVKASGYGKFGGRAGIDSFTELRWITMETQPGHYPI, from the coding sequence ATGTCCGCATCGGAAATTTCCCTGATTATCGGCGGCGAATCGCGCAGTGCCGCATCGACTTTCGAACGGTTGAACCCGGTCACTGGCGCCGTCGCCACCCGGGCCGCCGCCGCCAGCGTCGAAGACGCCCTTGCCGCGGTCGATGCCGCCAAGGCCTCATTCCCCGCCTGGTCGCAAACCGGCCCCAATGCCCGCCGCGCGTTGCTGATGAAGGCCGCCGACGCGCTCGACGCCCGCGTGGACGATTTCATCAACGCGATGATGACAGAGATCGGCGCGACCGAGGGCTGGGCACGCTTCAACCTGATGCTATCCAGCTCGATGGTGCGCGAAGCTGCCGCCCTCACTACCCAGATCGGTGGAGAGGTGATCCCGTCCGATAAGCCGGGCTGCATCGCCATGGCGATCCGCGAACCGGCGGGCGTGGTGCTGTCGATGGCGCCTTGGAACGCGCCGATCATCCTCGCCACTCGCGCCATCGCCGTGCCGCTCGCCTGCGGCAACAGCGTAGTGCTCAAGGCATCGGAACAATGCCCGCGCACCCACGGCCTGATCGTCCAGGCCTTTGTGGAAGCAGGCTTCACTGGCGGCATCGTCAACCTGATCACCAACGCGCCACAGGATGCGGCCGATGTGGTCGGCGCAATGATCGACCATCCAGCCGTGCGCCGGGTGAACTTCACCGGATCGACGCCGGTCGGCCGGATCATCGCGAAGCGCTGCGCTGAACATCTGAAGCCCGTGGTGCTGGAGCTGGGCGGCAAGGCGCCGCTGATCGTGCTGGAGGACGCCGACCTTGACGAGGCAGTGAAGGCCGCCGCTTTCGGCGCCTTCATGAACCAGGGCCAGATCTGCATGTCGACCGAACGGATCATCGTGGTCGATGCCATCGCTGACGCCTTTGCGGAAAAATTCCAGGCCAAGGTCGGCACCATGGCGGTCGGCGACCCGCGTGAGGGCAAGACGCCGTTGGGCGCGGTCGTGGACAGCAAGACGGTGTCCCATGTCCGTTCGCTCATAGATGATGCGCTGGCGGCGGGTGCGATCCAGCTGAACGGCGGCGAAGCGAATGGCGTTCTGATGCCCGCCCATGTCATCGATGGCGTCACTCCACAGATGAAGCTGTTTCGCGATGAAAGTTTTGGGCCGGTCGTTGGCATCGTCCGCGCCCGCGATGAAGCGCATGCAATCGAACTCGCCAACGACACCGAATATGGCTTGTCCGCATCGGTCTTTACCCGCGACACGGCACGCGGCCTACGGGTCGCTCGGCAAATCCAGTCCGGCATCTGCCATGTAAATGGCCCGACCGTCCATGACGAAGCGCAAATGCCCTTCGGCGGCGTCAAGGCATCAGGCTATGGTAAGTTCGGCGGCCGCGCCGGGATCGACAGCTTCACCGAATTGCGCTGGATCACGATGGAAACCCAGCCCGGCCATTATCCGATTTGA
- a CDS encoding p-hydroxycinnamoyl CoA hydratase/lyase, whose amino-acid sequence MTNFLQADGVEQAEIETVAFTVEDGVAWVSLNRPDKRNCMSPRLNRQMMRVLDELEFRDDVGVLVLTGEGTAWSAGMDLKEYFRETEAQGLKGTRGAQRESYGWWRRLRWYQKPTIAMVNGWCFGGGYGPLFACDLAFAAEEAQFGLSEINWGILPGGGAAKVATELTSFRNAMYHALMGENVDGKTAAEWGFVNEALPLGALKDRVSQVAQTLLSKNPVALKATKDAIRRVREMTYDNAEDYLIRAQEAANSFDNEGRKEGIKQFIDDKSYKPGLGAYDKSKQQA is encoded by the coding sequence ATGACCAATTTCCTGCAAGCCGATGGCGTCGAGCAGGCCGAAATCGAAACCGTCGCCTTCACGGTGGAAGACGGCGTTGCCTGGGTCAGCCTCAACCGCCCGGACAAGCGCAATTGCATGTCGCCGCGCCTCAATCGCCAGATGATGCGCGTGCTCGATGAGCTTGAGTTTCGCGACGATGTCGGCGTGCTCGTCCTGACCGGCGAAGGCACGGCGTGGAGCGCTGGCATGGACCTCAAAGAATATTTCCGGGAGACCGAGGCGCAGGGCCTGAAGGGCACACGCGGCGCGCAGCGGGAAAGCTATGGCTGGTGGCGGCGGCTGCGCTGGTATCAGAAGCCGACCATCGCGATGGTCAATGGCTGGTGCTTTGGCGGCGGCTACGGCCCGCTCTTCGCCTGCGACCTCGCCTTCGCGGCGGAGGAAGCGCAGTTCGGCCTTAGTGAAATCAACTGGGGTATCCTGCCCGGCGGCGGCGCGGCCAAGGTGGCAACGGAACTTACCAGCTTCCGCAACGCCATGTATCATGCGCTGATGGGGGAGAATGTGGACGGCAAAACGGCAGCCGAATGGGGATTCGTCAACGAAGCGCTGCCGCTTGGGGCACTGAAGGACCGCGTGTCGCAGGTCGCACAGACGCTGCTGAGCAAGAACCCCGTGGCGCTCAAGGCAACCAAGGACGCCATCCGCCGGGTGCGCGAAATGACCTATGACAATGCCGAGGATTATCTGATCCGCGCGCAGGAAGCGGCCAACAGCTTCGACAATGAAGGTCGCAAGGAAGGCATCAAACAGTTCATCGACGACAAGAGCTACAAGCCCGGTCTTGGCGCTTACGATAAGTCGAAACAGCAGGCCTGA